One part of the Salinivirga cyanobacteriivorans genome encodes these proteins:
- the folB gene encoding dihydroneopterin aldolase produces MGKIQIENMEFYAYHGCYKEEQVVGNHFLVDLTLETDCEKPMKSDNLHDALNYLKVYEFVKAEMQIKSHLLEHVAGRILDTLYAEFDQIEHATVKVRKMNPPLGGKMESVSVTLER; encoded by the coding sequence ATGGGTAAGATACAAATAGAAAACATGGAATTCTATGCATACCACGGGTGTTACAAGGAAGAGCAGGTTGTAGGTAATCATTTTTTGGTTGATTTAACGCTGGAAACCGACTGTGAAAAACCAATGAAATCAGATAATTTACACGATGCACTTAACTATTTAAAAGTGTATGAATTTGTTAAAGCTGAAATGCAAATAAAATCACATCTACTTGAACATGTGGCCGGTAGAATTCTGGACACACTTTATGCTGAGTTCGACCAAATTGAACATGCTACAGTAAAGGTACGAAAAATGAATCCGCCCCTCGGTGGAAAAATGGAGAGTGTGAGTGTAACCCTTGAACGTTAA